The following are encoded together in the Flavobacteriales bacterium genome:
- the hisIE gene encoding bifunctional phosphoribosyl-AMP cyclohydrolase/phosphoribosyl-ATP diphosphatase HisIE: protein MKVDFSKGDGLVPAIIQHYATKTVLMLGYMNEEALAKTQELGKVTFYSRSKNRLWTKGEESGNFLLLKSMEVDCDNDTLLIQADPIGPTCHNGTDTCFGNANASGFVHQLQRIIEGRKANPSEKSYTTSLFEKGINKIAQKVGEEAIETVIEAKDDNDELFLNESADLLFHYLVLLTAKGKSLEDVEAVLKARHQA from the coding sequence ATGAAGGTAGATTTTAGCAAAGGTGATGGATTGGTTCCCGCCATCATTCAGCATTACGCCACCAAAACGGTGCTGATGTTGGGTTACATGAACGAAGAAGCGCTTGCCAAAACACAAGAGTTGGGAAAGGTGACTTTCTATTCGCGCAGCAAGAACCGATTGTGGACGAAAGGCGAAGAATCGGGCAATTTCCTTCTGTTGAAATCGATGGAGGTTGACTGCGACAACGACACACTGCTCATTCAAGCAGATCCGATTGGTCCGACTTGCCATAACGGAACGGACACATGTTTTGGAAATGCCAATGCAAGTGGTTTTGTCCATCAATTGCAGCGAATTATCGAGGGTCGAAAAGCCAATCCATCCGAGAAATCCTACACAACTTCTTTGTTCGAAAAAGGCATCAATAAGATTGCGCAGAAAGTGGGCGAAGAAGCGATTGAAACCGTGATTGAAGCGAAAGACGATAACGATGAGCTGTTCCTGAACGAATCTGCCGACCTGCTCTTTCATTATTTGGTTTTGCTAACAGCAAAAGGCAAATCGTTAGAAGATGTGGAAGCGGTTTTGAAAGCGAGACATCAAGCCTGA
- the hisF gene encoding imidazole glycerol phosphate synthase subunit HisF, translated as MLKKRIIPCLDIKDGRTVKGVNFVDIRDAGDPVELAKVYVQQGADELVFLDITATVEGRKTFAELVGHIAKEINIPFTVGGGISSISDVEKLLAAGADKVSINSSAVKRPELISELAQQFGNQCVVVAIDAGKVDGKWRVFTHGGRTATDLDVFEWAKEAEQRGAGELLVTSMENDGTKSGFAIELLKELNAITTIPIIASGGAGNAEHFAEVFEQTGVDAALAASIFHFGEVPIPQLKNELRTKGIPVR; from the coding sequence TTGTTAAAGAAACGCATCATTCCTTGCCTCGACATCAAAGATGGCCGCACCGTGAAAGGTGTCAATTTCGTGGATATCCGCGATGCGGGTGATCCTGTGGAATTGGCTAAGGTCTATGTTCAGCAAGGAGCCGATGAATTGGTATTTCTCGACATCACAGCCACAGTTGAAGGCCGCAAAACCTTCGCAGAACTGGTCGGACATATTGCGAAAGAGATCAACATTCCATTCACCGTTGGTGGTGGAATCAGTTCCATTTCTGACGTGGAGAAATTATTGGCGGCTGGTGCAGATAAAGTGAGTATCAACTCATCGGCCGTCAAACGACCAGAACTCATTTCAGAACTCGCACAGCAGTTCGGAAACCAATGTGTAGTGGTGGCAATCGATGCTGGAAAAGTAGATGGCAAATGGCGTGTTTTCACGCATGGCGGAAGAACCGCAACCGATTTGGATGTGTTTGAATGGGCGAAAGAAGCGGAACAGCGCGGTGCTGGCGAATTGCTGGTCACCTCGATGGAAAATGATGGAACGAAAAGCGGTTTCGCCATCGAACTATTGAAGGAATTGAATGCTATTACCACTATTCCGATCATCGCATCGGGCGGAGCTGGAAACGCAGAGCATTTTGCAGAAGTTTTTGAACAAACAGGCGTAGATGCCGCGTTGGCCGCAAGTATTTTTCACTTTGGAGAAGTGCCGATTCCGCAACTCAAAAACGAATTAAGAACAAAAGGAATTCCCGTAAGATGA